Proteins from one Methanococcus maripaludis C5 genomic window:
- the hycI gene encoding hydrogenase maturation peptidase HycI: MESIQSTIKSFINNSNKIAILGIGNYLKSDDGFGVYVVESLVKNYSKTYETLYLEKEVNSVNDKLVLMNCGVVPENFTDVIKKENPDKIMMIDAALMHQEPGTLRIVESDEISETGFSTHSLPLSIIIKYINIHIDTEILIIGIEPTDLEFGEPLSGLIKEKADEFSKLLIEEIDSVLL; encoded by the coding sequence TTGGAAAGTATCCAAAGTACTATCAAATCATTCATTAATAACAGTAATAAAATTGCAATACTAGGTATTGGAAATTATTTAAAAAGTGACGATGGATTCGGCGTTTATGTCGTTGAATCATTAGTTAAAAACTATTCTAAAACTTATGAGACTTTATACTTAGAAAAAGAAGTAAATTCCGTAAATGATAAATTAGTCCTGATGAATTGTGGAGTAGTTCCTGAAAATTTCACAGATGTAATCAAAAAAGAAAATCCGGACAAAATTATGATGATTGATGCTGCATTAATGCATCAAGAACCAGGAACTTTAAGAATTGTAGAAAGTGATGAAATTTCGGAAACCGGATTTTCAACTCACTCACTCCCATTATCAATTATAATCAAGTACATTAATATTCATATTGATACAGAAATATTAATTATAGGAATCGAACCAACGGATCTTGAGTTTGGTGAACCATTATCTGGACTAATAAAAGAAAAAGCAGATGAATTTTCAAAATTATTAATTGAAGAGATTGATTCTGTTTTATTATAA
- a CDS encoding iron ABC transporter substrate-binding protein, with the protein MSKKIISVILALMMSLVVAFSGCIGSSESSASEVSDTIEIVDLLGRTVEVPADVQKIVCSGPGCLRLICYLDATEYLVGIEGFENTNLIGRPYRLAHDEFSELTVIGNGGPQDINVGPDPEKVLNVMPDVIFITYMDADKADELQEKTGVPVVVLSYGALGNFKNDAIFDSLTLSGEILGKEERAQDVISFMTGIQDDLDKRTADIPDEEKPTIYVGAIGNKGVHGIDSTEGAYPPFEALNTENVAKVASTEHLFLSKEQILEWDPEFIFIDEGGLSLVYEDYEKSPEYYESLDAFETGNVYGILPFNYYTTNLDTAMADSYYIGSILYPEAFSDVDPAAKADEIYEFLDGEGVYSEMAEMFGGFEKLNFSNQ; encoded by the coding sequence TTGAGTAAAAAAATAATATCTGTTATATTGGCACTTATGATGTCGCTTGTTGTCGCATTTTCCGGATGTATTGGAAGTAGCGAATCAAGCGCATCTGAAGTTTCTGACACTATTGAAATTGTAGATCTGCTTGGAAGAACTGTTGAAGTTCCTGCAGATGTTCAAAAAATTGTATGTTCTGGACCAGGCTGTTTAAGATTGATTTGTTACCTCGATGCAACGGAGTATTTGGTTGGTATTGAAGGATTTGAAAATACAAATCTTATTGGAAGACCATACAGGCTTGCACATGATGAATTCTCAGAACTTACAGTAATTGGAAACGGGGGCCCACAAGACATTAACGTTGGACCCGACCCTGAAAAAGTACTAAATGTAATGCCAGATGTTATATTCATAACATACATGGACGCAGATAAAGCTGACGAACTTCAAGAAAAAACAGGGGTTCCTGTTGTAGTATTAAGTTACGGTGCACTTGGAAACTTCAAAAATGATGCAATATTTGATTCATTAACCCTTTCCGGAGAAATCCTCGGAAAAGAAGAAAGAGCTCAAGATGTAATTTCATTTATGACTGGAATTCAAGACGATTTAGATAAAAGAACTGCTGACATACCTGATGAAGAAAAACCAACTATTTACGTTGGAGCAATAGGTAACAAAGGTGTTCATGGAATCGACAGTACTGAAGGTGCATATCCTCCATTTGAAGCATTGAACACTGAAAACGTTGCAAAAGTTGCATCCACTGAACACTTATTCCTAAGCAAAGAACAAATACTTGAATGGGACCCAGAATTCATCTTTATCGATGAGGGTGGACTCTCACTCGTATATGAAGACTACGAAAAAAGTCCAGAATATTATGAATCCCTTGATGCATTTGAAACTGGAAATGTTTACGGCATTTTACCATTTAATTACTATACAACAAACTTAGATACTGCAATGGCAGATTCATACTACATTGGATCTATCCTTTATCCTGAAGCATTTTCAGATGTAGATCCCGCAGCAAAAGCTGATGAAATATACGAATTCTTAGATGGGGAAGGAGTATACTCTGAAATGGCTGAAATGTTTGGCGGATTTGAAAAGTTAAACTTTTCGAACCAATAA
- a CDS encoding iron ABC transporter substrate-binding protein yields the protein MYKKIGTLIIASLMILTIAICGCTESTGGTTVTNEEITTITVVDAAGRTVEVPQNPEKIIALSCALREVVYLQSQDKVVGIEFREAAKKTDGTFPSGLELPYLAAYPELMNLTVVNAGNTVNVEEIAKLQPDVIFVGTSGAGSAEDIQAKTGIPVVIVYVATVGTEAQNEKYYETLELMGKVLGKEDRAEELISIFEEYETDLANRVADISNEEKPTVYVAGRPYMGVHGLDGTDPHWPAFELLNANNVASEVSDVSEGISVNKEQVLEWDPEYIFVSESSMNLINEDLNDPAYRGLSAVQNGNVYGVLPYCWYSFNKETGIANAYFVGKTIYPEQFSDINVEEKADEIYEKFLGKPVYSIMESQFPGYTELTNN from the coding sequence TTGTATAAAAAAATAGGTACGTTAATTATTGCTTCCTTGATGATTCTAACAATCGCAATCTGCGGTTGTACTGAATCCACAGGTGGTACTACAGTAACTAATGAAGAAATAACTACAATTACAGTTGTTGATGCTGCTGGAAGAACCGTTGAGGTTCCACAAAATCCAGAAAAGATAATTGCACTAAGTTGTGCGTTAAGAGAAGTCGTTTACCTTCAATCACAAGATAAAGTTGTAGGTATCGAATTTAGGGAAGCTGCAAAAAAAACTGATGGAACTTTCCCTTCAGGTTTAGAACTCCCATATCTTGCTGCATATCCAGAATTAATGAATTTAACTGTTGTTAACGCAGGTAACACAGTTAACGTTGAAGAAATTGCAAAACTTCAACCTGATGTGATATTTGTTGGAACTTCGGGTGCAGGTAGTGCAGAAGATATTCAGGCGAAAACAGGAATTCCTGTTGTCATTGTATACGTTGCTACAGTTGGAACTGAAGCTCAGAACGAAAAGTACTATGAAACTTTAGAGTTAATGGGTAAAGTTTTAGGAAAAGAAGATAGAGCTGAAGAATTAATCTCAATATTCGAAGAATATGAAACTGATCTTGCGAACAGAGTAGCAGACATATCCAATGAAGAAAAACCTACTGTTTACGTTGCAGGCAGACCTTACATGGGAGTTCATGGTCTTGATGGAACTGACCCACACTGGCCTGCATTTGAACTCTTGAATGCCAATAACGTAGCTTCAGAAGTATCAGACGTCAGTGAAGGAATTTCAGTAAATAAAGAACAGGTTCTTGAATGGGATCCAGAATACATCTTTGTAAGTGAATCTTCAATGAATTTAATAAATGAAGATTTAAACGATCCTGCATATCGGGGATTGAGCGCAGTTCAAAATGGAAACGTCTACGGAGTTTTACCATACTGCTGGTATTCATTTAATAAAGAAACAGGAATTGCAAACGCTTATTTCGTTGGTAAAACCATATATCCTGAACAGTTTTCCGATATAAATGTCGAAGAAAAAGCTGATGAAATATACGAAAAATTCCTTGGAAAACCAGTTTATTCAATAATGGAAAGCCAGTTTCCAGGATATACCGAACTAACCAATAACTAA
- the lonB gene encoding ATP-dependent protease LonB has protein sequence MFSVQFNTTDELPEPSPNLINQVIGQDEAVKIVLSAVKNKRHALLLGDPGVGKSMMVKAFGQLLEHSSEFKPYSLIARPNMKNSEKPIVDLIEGRMIEETIQTQNPKLMRQPPSIFTLLLGIIVSSLVLSYILNGLSDPSSKFAVIAAISVIGSLLVFLILFLNIFGATKASMPNTVSPADVKPVVLYECKKRPLVRASAYNTTKLLGDIKHCPLGGKPPIGTPPHKRVILGAIHEAHKGILYVDEIKTMPVDVQDYILTALQDKQLAISGRNPNSSGASVETNPIPCDLTLIMSGNMDDASNLRAPLLDRIDYKVVLKNKMDNNQENRDKLLQFIVQELKNNNLRPMTYEACCEIVKMAQLLSGSKNKLTLRLRQVSNIIKMANDIATGKELAESIEEMSEETGPELTVKPVEKPGEKKKTKKIMKVVGKFKPKKSEDTSHKKIVSKAPVIEKEDETVISLEHINEIVNTGIYSMTKQVAIDYLKNFKRYKNIVSNDVPKTGVIHGLAVLGADGLGDVTKIITKIVKSKHPRTNLLNISGDIAKHSITLASALSKKLVSDGTLSIAKAKGGLSKEDLDLAEHEIYIQFSQSYSKIDGDSATAAACLSIISSLLNIPLKQDFCITGSLDLNGDILAIGGVNEKINAAKEYGFKRVIIPQSNLEDVIDPEGIDVIAVTRLEELIPLVFELDNL, from the coding sequence ATGTTTTCAGTACAATTCAACACGACTGATGAATTACCAGAACCTTCCCCTAACTTAATTAATCAGGTTATCGGACAGGACGAAGCGGTCAAGATAGTATTGAGTGCTGTAAAAAATAAAAGACATGCATTATTACTTGGGGACCCTGGTGTCGGTAAATCAATGATGGTAAAAGCTTTTGGTCAGCTTTTAGAACATTCAAGCGAGTTTAAACCGTACTCCTTAATCGCACGACCCAATATGAAAAACTCGGAAAAACCGATAGTTGACTTAATCGAAGGACGAATGATTGAGGAAACGATCCAGACACAAAATCCAAAATTAATGAGACAGCCTCCAAGCATATTTACACTATTACTTGGAATCATTGTTTCCTCACTTGTATTGAGCTACATATTAAATGGATTGTCTGATCCGTCATCCAAATTCGCAGTAATTGCTGCCATTTCTGTAATTGGCTCCCTTTTAGTATTTTTAATACTATTCCTAAATATATTTGGAGCTACAAAAGCATCCATGCCAAATACAGTAAGTCCTGCTGACGTAAAACCAGTGGTACTTTACGAATGCAAAAAAAGGCCACTTGTTAGGGCAAGTGCATACAACACGACAAAATTACTCGGGGACATTAAACACTGTCCACTAGGGGGAAAACCTCCAATTGGAACACCACCACACAAACGAGTAATTTTAGGGGCAATCCATGAAGCACACAAGGGTATCCTTTATGTGGATGAAATTAAAACAATGCCTGTTGATGTTCAGGATTACATTTTAACTGCACTTCAAGATAAACAGCTTGCAATCAGCGGTAGAAATCCAAATTCAAGCGGTGCTTCAGTTGAAACCAACCCAATACCTTGTGACTTAACATTGATAATGTCTGGAAACATGGACGATGCAAGTAATTTAAGAGCACCATTACTTGACAGGATTGACTACAAAGTTGTCTTAAAAAATAAAATGGACAACAATCAGGAAAACAGGGATAAATTACTACAATTTATTGTACAGGAACTTAAAAACAATAATTTAAGACCGATGACCTATGAAGCATGTTGTGAAATTGTTAAAATGGCTCAGTTGCTTTCAGGATCAAAAAACAAACTTACTTTAAGATTAAGACAGGTTTCAAATATTATCAAAATGGCGAACGATATTGCAACAGGTAAAGAACTCGCTGAAAGCATTGAAGAAATGTCTGAAGAAACTGGGCCTGAATTAACTGTAAAACCTGTTGAAAAACCTGGTGAAAAGAAAAAAACTAAAAAAATTATGAAAGTTGTTGGAAAATTCAAACCTAAAAAAAGTGAAGATACATCCCATAAAAAAATTGTTTCGAAAGCTCCAGTTATTGAAAAAGAAGATGAAACAGTGATTTCTCTTGAACATATCAATGAAATTGTAAATACTGGCATATACAGTATGACAAAACAGGTTGCAATTGATTATCTGAAAAATTTCAAGAGATATAAAAATATCGTTTCAAATGATGTTCCAAAAACTGGAGTAATCCATGGACTCGCAGTTTTAGGTGCAGACGGGCTTGGAGATGTTACAAAAATTATTACAAAAATTGTAAAATCAAAACACCCTAGAACAAATCTGCTAAATATTAGTGGAGATATTGCAAAACACAGTATCACGTTAGCATCTGCACTATCTAAAAAGCTTGTTTCTGATGGAACCTTGAGCATTGCAAAAGCTAAAGGCGGCCTTTCAAAAGAAGACCTTGATTTAGCAGAACATGAAATCTACATTCAGTTTAGCCAGTCCTACTCAAAAATTGATGGTGACTCTGCAACAGCTGCGGCATGTTTAAGCATTATTTCATCACTCCTGAATATCCCCTTAAAACAGGACTTCTGTATAACTGGAAGCCTTGATTTAAATGGAGACATTCTTGCAATTGGCGGAGTTAACGAAAAAATAAATGCTGCTAAAGAATACGGATTTAAAAGAGTAATTATTCCTCAATCCAACCTTGAAGACGTTATCGATCCAGAAGGAATCGATGTAATTGCAGTTACACGCCTCGAAGAATTAATTCCATTAGTATTCGAATTAGATAACTTATAA
- a CDS encoding ABC transporter ATP-binding protein, whose product MIVSVDGVEFKYKSTEILKDVKFEVKKGEVVSILGINGAGKSTLIKCINKILPPKKGTITIENLDVNKMDRLDLAKKVGYVPQRSNGNYMTVFDALLLGRKPHIKWEISQKDIEITENVLKLLDLDKYALRNTNELSGGELQKVIIGRVLVQEPKLILLDEPTNNLDLKNQLEVMRILKDVSVSENITSIIVMHDINLALRYSDKFLMLKDGKIFAEGGKEIINTQNIVEVYGVNTQIHDLNGQLTVVPGEGY is encoded by the coding sequence ATGATTGTTTCAGTAGATGGAGTTGAATTCAAATACAAAAGTACTGAAATACTAAAAGACGTTAAATTCGAAGTAAAAAAAGGAGAAGTCGTTTCAATCCTCGGAATAAACGGGGCTGGAAAGTCAACCCTTATAAAATGCATAAATAAGATTTTACCACCTAAAAAAGGAACCATAACTATTGAAAACTTAGACGTAAATAAAATGGATAGGCTTGACTTGGCAAAAAAAGTAGGTTACGTTCCACAGAGGTCTAATGGAAACTACATGACTGTATTTGATGCATTGCTTTTGGGAAGAAAACCCCATATTAAATGGGAAATCTCACAAAAAGACATTGAAATTACAGAAAACGTGCTTAAACTTCTCGACCTTGATAAATATGCACTTAGAAACACGAATGAACTTAGCGGCGGGGAACTTCAAAAGGTAATTATTGGAAGGGTGCTCGTTCAAGAGCCAAAATTAATACTCCTTGATGAACCTACAAACAATCTTGACCTGAAAAACCAGCTTGAAGTTATGAGAATACTAAAAGATGTATCAGTTTCAGAAAATATTACTTCAATAATTGTAATGCACGATATAAACCTTGCATTGAGGTATTCAGATAAATTCTTGATGTTAAAAGATGGAAAAATCTTTGCTGAAGGCGGAAAAGAAATAATCAATACACAAAACATTGTGGAAGTATACGGTGTAAACACCCAAATACATGACTTAAACGGTCAGTTAACTGTAGTTCCCGGAGAAGGTTATTAA
- a CDS encoding iron ABC transporter substrate-binding protein, protein MKKLGVLSALISLMIALSFSGCVDNTAESSVEVAKTVEIVDMVGRTVEVPADIQRIVCSGPGCLRLVTYLQAQDKVVGVESIEQDNSTGRPYHLANVEFFQSLPMTGAGGGKEIGVGPYPEQVISAAPEVIFITYMDADRADDLQEQYGIPVVILNYGDVNSFHDENLVSCLNLLGTLLQKEERAQEVIDFFADAENDLLTRTENIADEDKPSVYIGGLCNKGAHGIDSTSSNYAPFAALNADNIASSLGVEKSVFISKEQLLEWNPDIIFIDTGSYELIKEDYDKNAEYYESPGAFKNGNVYTQFPYNYYTTNYGTALADAYYIGKVVYPEQFSDINMEEKADEIYEFLVGEAVYDKMAEGYCGFENLDFSNQ, encoded by the coding sequence TTGAAAAAATTAGGAGTTTTATCAGCCTTGATTTCGTTGATGATTGCACTCAGCTTTTCAGGCTGTGTTGATAACACTGCTGAATCTTCAGTTGAAGTTGCTAAAACAGTTGAAATTGTAGACATGGTTGGAAGAACTGTTGAAGTTCCTGCAGACATTCAAAGAATTGTATGTTCCGGACCAGGATGTCTTAGACTCGTAACATACCTTCAAGCACAGGACAAAGTTGTTGGTGTCGAATCTATCGAACAAGATAATAGCACTGGAAGGCCATATCACCTTGCAAATGTTGAATTTTTCCAATCACTACCCATGACCGGAGCTGGTGGTGGAAAAGAAATTGGTGTTGGACCTTACCCTGAACAGGTTATAAGTGCAGCTCCAGAAGTTATTTTTATTACATACATGGATGCGGATAGGGCTGACGACCTTCAAGAACAGTACGGAATTCCTGTTGTAATTTTAAATTATGGTGACGTTAATTCATTCCATGACGAAAATCTCGTTTCTTGTTTGAACTTACTTGGAACTCTCCTCCAAAAAGAAGAAAGAGCTCAGGAAGTAATCGATTTCTTTGCAGATGCTGAAAACGACCTTTTAACAAGAACGGAAAATATTGCAGATGAAGATAAACCTTCAGTATACATTGGAGGACTCTGTAACAAAGGTGCTCACGGAATTGACAGTACATCAAGTAACTACGCTCCTTTCGCTGCATTAAATGCAGATAACATTGCTAGTTCCTTAGGAGTAGAAAAATCAGTATTCATCAGTAAAGAACAGCTTTTAGAATGGAATCCAGATATTATATTCATTGATACCGGAAGCTATGAACTCATAAAAGAAGACTACGATAAAAATGCAGAATACTATGAATCCCCTGGTGCATTTAAAAATGGAAACGTGTACACGCAGTTCCCATACAACTACTACACTACAAATTACGGCACTGCATTAGCTGATGCCTACTATATCGGAAAAGTAGTATACCCTGAACAGTTTTCTGATATCAATATGGAAGAAAAAGCTGATGAAATATATGAATTCTTAGTTGGCGAAGCTGTTTACGATAAAATGGCTGAAGGCTACTGTGGTTTTGAAAATCTTGACTTTTCTAACCAATAA
- a CDS encoding GNAT family N-acetyltransferase, producing MEKVVIRNVRKNDINEIMNIENDSFVEGISESRDAFLNRINTFSDGFLVLEVDSEVLGYISSEIWEYFENIDEKMFNLNHDIKKVHNINGSELYISSIGVLKKHRKKGYGNLLFNELIERITKKYKISSMILTVSAKWNAAIKLYEKNGFKKIGILKEFFEDDECSDGILMRKYI from the coding sequence TTGGAAAAAGTAGTTATCAGAAACGTTAGAAAAAATGATATCAATGAAATAATGAACATAGAAAATGATTCATTTGTCGAAGGCATTTCTGAAAGTAGAGACGCTTTTTTAAATCGAATAAATACATTTTCGGATGGTTTTTTAGTTTTGGAAGTTGATTCGGAAGTTTTAGGATACATTTCTTCTGAAATTTGGGAATATTTTGAAAACATCGACGAAAAAATGTTCAATTTGAATCACGATATTAAAAAAGTCCACAATATCAATGGATCAGAACTTTATATCTCATCGATAGGGGTTTTAAAAAAACACCGGAAAAAAGGATACGGGAATCTACTATTTAATGAATTAATTGAAAGAATTACAAAAAAGTATAAAATTTCAAGCATGATTCTAACGGTTTCGGCAAAATGGAATGCTGCAATTAAACTTTATGAAAAAAATGGTTTTAAAAAAATAGGTATATTAAAAGAATTTTTTGAAGATGATGAATGTTCAGATGGAATTTTAATGAGAAAATATATTTAA
- a CDS encoding class I SAM-dependent methyltransferase: MNSEKYQNSFPLPDESPEKIDKIMSETYFGAQKFYLLKTALELKIFDYLSDSKTSEELSSILDLDPVLTELMLKSLYELGIISIASKNGETHYINTTGSDNYLKTDSIHSKSPSISASFNSMDRWTKLSEIMNGSKSEITETVFFPEIIKRMANDTKCWELQKTVEYVAKFSEFKSAKKLLDIAGGHGLYGISLGMLNENLDAFVFDLPEVTLETKKFIEKYDAKNVDTIPGNFFTDEFGENYDVIFSSYNPGGKNPKVAEKVHRALNVGGIFVTKQAFPKLSAQSTSDNLNNMEWNFNSFENTGKGLVRYTFDTDLTFEEYVSYLEGLGFEILDTKPVYELIEFSEEMFPNNIIVAKKIK; this comes from the coding sequence TTGAATAGTGAAAAATATCAAAATTCATTTCCGCTTCCGGATGAAAGCCCTGAAAAAATCGATAAAATAATGAGTGAAACTTATTTTGGAGCTCAGAAATTCTATTTATTGAAAACTGCACTCGAATTAAAAATATTTGATTATTTGTCTGACTCAAAAACATCTGAAGAATTATCATCAATTTTAGATCTAGATCCTGTTTTAACCGAATTGATGTTAAAATCACTCTATGAACTTGGAATTATTTCAATAGCTTCAAAAAATGGCGAAACTCATTATATCAACACAACTGGAAGCGATAATTACCTAAAAACGGACTCCATACACTCAAAAAGCCCCTCTATTTCCGCCTCATTTAACAGCATGGATAGATGGACAAAATTATCCGAAATAATGAACGGCTCTAAAAGCGAAATCACGGAAACCGTATTTTTCCCAGAAATTATTAAAAGAATGGCAAATGACACCAAATGCTGGGAACTTCAAAAAACTGTTGAATATGTAGCTAAATTTTCTGAATTTAAATCCGCAAAAAAACTTCTCGATATTGCGGGAGGCCATGGGCTCTATGGGATAAGCCTTGGAATGTTAAATGAAAATTTAGATGCATTTGTTTTTGATTTGCCAGAGGTTACACTTGAAACCAAAAAATTCATAGAAAAATACGATGCGAAAAACGTTGATACAATTCCGGGAAATTTCTTTACAGATGAATTTGGCGAAAATTACGACGTAATTTTTAGCTCATACAATCCGGGCGGAAAAAATCCAAAAGTTGCTGAAAAAGTACATCGAGCTTTGAATGTAGGTGGAATATTCGTTACAAAACAGGCTTTTCCAAAATTATCTGCACAAAGCACGTCAGATAACTTAAATAACATGGAATGGAACTTTAACAGTTTTGAAAATACAGGAAAAGGACTTGTAAGGTATACTTTTGATACTGACCTTACTTTTGAAGAATATGTTTCATATCTTGAAGGGCTGGGGTTTGAAATACTTGATACAAAACCGGTTTACGAATTAATTGAATTTAGCGAAGAAATGTTTCCAAACAATATCATTGTTGCGAAAAAAATTAAATAA
- a CDS encoding peroxiredoxin has translation MVVIGEKFPEVEVITTHGKLKLPEHYIEAGKWFVLFSHPGDFTPVCTTEFVAFQKRYDQFRSLNTELIGLSIDQVFSHIKWVEWIKEKLDVDIEFPIIADDRGELAVKLGMISPYKGNNTVRAVFVVDATGTIRAIIYYPQEVGRNMDEVVRLVKALQTADKGYATPANWPENDFLNEKVIVPPANNMDARKNRLEACKSGELEGYDWWFCYTDLKE, from the coding sequence ATGGTTGTAATTGGAGAAAAATTTCCAGAAGTTGAAGTTATAACGACCCATGGAAAATTAAAATTGCCTGAACATTATATAGAAGCTGGAAAATGGTTTGTTTTATTTAGTCATCCAGGAGACTTCACGCCAGTTTGCACTACAGAGTTTGTTGCATTTCAAAAAAGATACGACCAATTCAGATCATTAAATACTGAATTAATCGGATTGAGTATTGATCAGGTCTTTAGCCATATAAAATGGGTAGAGTGGATAAAAGAAAAACTCGACGTTGACATAGAATTTCCAATAATTGCTGATGATAGGGGAGAGTTAGCAGTAAAACTTGGAATGATAAGCCCATATAAGGGAAATAATACTGTCAGGGCAGTATTTGTAGTCGATGCTACAGGAACAATTCGTGCAATAATATACTACCCACAAGAAGTTGGTAGAAATATGGATGAAGTTGTAAGACTTGTAAAAGCACTTCAAACTGCAGACAAAGGCTATGCAACACCTGCGAACTGGCCAGAAAATGATTTCTTAAATGAAAAAGTAATAGTTCCGCCTGCAAATAATATGGATGCTCGAAAAAATAGATTGGAAGCCTGTAAAAGTGGAGAACTTGAAGGATACGACTGGTGGTTCTGTTATACTGATTTAAAAGAATAA
- a CDS encoding iron ABC transporter permease: MESSVNDYKKYTLKKLIFGFLLIIALIVIAVYALCTGDFHLSINQIINALLGSGDAASNLVIWNIRLPRIFAAVLCGIGLSVSGAVMQCVLRNPLASPFTMGISHGAMFGACVAIITLGIGGAESTGHIAINNPYSITVFAFFGSLLGVCAVLLLARLKGLSPEAMILAGVAISSLFTAATTLIQYFADDMQLAAMVYWSFGDLGRPLWPEVKIMAFVAAVSLIYFIHKRWDYNALESGEETAKSLGVNTDKIRLSGMLVASLVTSVCVAFLGIIGFVGLICPHIVRITVGGDYRYLIPLCSIFGAVLVLLADTIARTIISPIILPVGILTSFLGAPMFLYLLMKMYK; encoded by the coding sequence GTGGAAAGTTCTGTTAATGACTACAAAAAATATACTTTAAAAAAACTGATATTTGGTTTTTTACTGATTATAGCTTTAATCGTAATAGCAGTTTATGCACTATGCACTGGAGATTTCCATTTATCAATCAATCAAATCATAAATGCATTGCTTGGTTCAGGAGATGCTGCTTCAAACCTCGTTATATGGAACATTAGACTTCCAAGAATATTTGCTGCAGTACTCTGCGGAATCGGACTATCGGTTTCAGGTGCAGTAATGCAATGTGTTTTGAGAAACCCGCTTGCATCCCCATTTACCATGGGTATTTCTCACGGAGCTATGTTTGGTGCATGCGTTGCAATAATTACCCTTGGAATTGGTGGTGCTGAAAGTACCGGCCATATCGCAATAAACAATCCATATTCAATAACCGTATTTGCATTCTTTGGTTCATTGCTTGGCGTTTGTGCAGTATTACTACTTGCAAGATTAAAGGGATTAAGTCCCGAAGCAATGATTCTTGCAGGGGTTGCAATATCTTCACTATTTACTGCTGCAACCACACTTATACAGTACTTTGCAGATGATATGCAGTTAGCTGCAATGGTTTATTGGTCATTTGGTGACCTTGGAAGACCACTCTGGCCAGAAGTAAAAATTATGGCGTTTGTAGCCGCTGTTTCACTTATTTACTTCATACATAAAAGATGGGACTATAACGCTCTTGAAAGCGGTGAGGAAACTGCAAAATCCCTTGGTGTTAACACAGATAAAATAAGATTATCCGGAATGCTTGTTGCATCCCTCGTAACTTCCGTTTGCGTTGCATTTTTGGGAATTATTGGATTTGTTGGATTAATATGTCCCCACATTGTAAGAATAACTGTCGGTGGAGATTACAGATACTTAATTCCATTGTGCAGTATATTCGGTGCAGTATTGGTACTTTTAGCAGATACAATTGCAAGAACAATAATTTCTCCAATAATTCTCCCAGTAGGAATATTAACATCATTTTTAGGGGCTCCGATGTTCCTTTACTTACTAATGAAGATGTATAAATGA